The window ATGGCTAGAATTGATATCTCATATGTAGTGCAGGTGCTCAACCAATTTATGCACAAACCAAAGTAGCCTCATATAGATGTTGCTTTAAGTGTAGTTAGATACATCAAGACTGCTCCAGGTCTTGGTCTGTTGATGCCCTCAGAAGACTCAGGAAGACTTGAAGCCTATTGTGGCTCGGATTGGGGTGGAAATTTACAAACTAGAAGATTTGTTACAGGATATGTGGTCATATTTGGTGATGTACTAATATCCTGGAAATTCAAGAAACAGGAGACAGTGGTCAGGAGCTCAGAAGAAGTAGAATGTAAGAGTATGGCTTCAACAATTGCAGAGCTAACTTGGCTTACAGGATTGTTTTCAGAACTAGGAGTTAAGTTGTCCTTGCCTATAGACTTACACTGTGATAGCAAAGCTGCAATTCAGATTGCAGCTAATCCTATATTCCATGAAAGATCAAACATATTGATATCAATTGTCACCTTGTGAGGGAAAAAAATGTACAAGGACTGATTAAGCCTCATCACGTACCTACCAAGGAACAACAAGATGATTTACTGACTAAAAGACTTAGGAAAGTGCAACACGGCTATCTACCGTCCAAGCTGAAGTTAAAAGACTTGTTTCAACATTCAGCTTGAGGGAGGATGTTGAAGTGTTAGGTTTATAGTTAGTGGAATATACAGCTGGATGTCAGCTAAGTTAAGTTAGTAGAAGGTTAGTTCGTTAAGTAGGTAGTTAGTAGCTAACTTGTTAGTATATGTACACGGGTAGTGTACAGTGTTTGTAACCAGATTAATAGAAAATGAAGGAACTCTTTTCTTCTCCATTAGTGTAACcgcttcttctttattttcagcTCAGCAACTCAGATTAGATCTTGGATTTCATCAATAAGAGAGGATTCTAATTAATGAGTTAATTAGTTAGCGAAAGAAATTGAAATCAAACGCTCCTTGCATCAAAACCACACTTGCATCTTAAGAGGGAACAACAACAAAAGATATTAATTTACTTAAACTAAAAGTACGTACATATATTACATAGACCTTAAACTACCCAATGCTTGGTTTGGAGAAAGTACAGAAAAAGGAGAAATAACTAGTACATGAACATTAgggggaaaaaaaaaagacatacAGACTCATACATGTATTTGAAACCCTTAATAGGAAAATCTTCAGATCATAATTCACTCCATATCATCAACGAAGGAGGTGGATGTAGTGAAGTTGAAGTTAGAACAACTAGTGTTACGTGACAGTAAGGAAGAACTAAAACCCAATCTGGACCTCACAAGATCAAACTGAACAAAGTTATCTTCTAATTGATGTACCCCTATCACTATTGGATTCTTTGGGTTTTCTCCTCCATCAACAAAAGCCAAGCAAGACACACCAGGTCGTGCTTGTACCATTGAATTTGCCCTAGTAATCGTCCACGTAACATTCCTATTTTGCATGACAAAATCAATGTTTGGAACATTGGTGCTTGTTAAGTTGTTTGAATTGAAACACAGTCCGAATGGTGATATTGGATTCACTCGAGAAACCCCTGAGAGTTGGTTCGCGAAAAATTGAGTGAAAACAGCGAAAATGTTGTGCTCAAGAACTGTGTATGGCCTTATAGTACTAATCTTTGCACCACCAAAATTTCGACTCCTCGTTGTAATTAAAGATGAACGGTTCATTGGTACAAgcttgttatttacctttatcgATCTCACTGGGATGAAATATTCGCCTTGTGCACCAATGATTAGCGGTGTGTAGGTTAAATTTCGTGACACATCTAGTCCTGGTTGTGTTTCATATGATCCACTAGTCCCGAAAAATATTGCACCATTTTTCTGTGAGGAAGAGGGTAAACACAAGGCAAATTGACGAGGTAGTCCGAAATGAGAAGCAAGTTGAATTGGGAGAGAGACTGAATCATGGCCTAATCCAGCTACTCCTTGAACATTTCTAGGTAAAGGACCTTGTAACAAAGATGAAGGCGAACAAGCAAAGAGAAAATGACGGATAGTAACTAAAGGACCAGTATTTGAACCTTGAGTAGTACTAATAGACTGAATTGAGAGAGAATCTTGAGCGATTTCGCTAATGGCAGTTTGGAGAGTTAAAGGGTTTGTTGTTGTAACAGCACAAGTGTTGTTATGACAACCAGGTCTAGGTGAAGGAGAGAAACATTTGTTGCAAGTATGAACACCAGCGCGAGAACATTGAGTTGAGCGACAAAAGGGAGCAAAATAGGTGTTCGAAAGATAGTTTGTTTCACAATTTACCCACAAGAACCTGCCATTCAAGTCAATGAGAAATGGGAGTGATCGCTGAGGAATTCTTTTAGTGATGTTAGCTATGTGAAGACCTGTGGCAGAATCCTTATACACTGGCAAAACAAGACCATTAGGTTTGAAGGGGGCTCTAGTACTAGTAACTTCTGATTGTGATAGAAAAACAAGATTTGAGAGAGCTAAGAAAGTAAGAAGAAAGTGAAAGATTGATGAGGCCATACTTAGATAGAAGAGAAGAGAACTTTTTGTTACTACCTTTTAGTATTGATGAACAAGAGCGAGTATACACATTTATAGTGTGGGAAAGGTCTGTAGTTTAGCTAGGGCTTTATCTATAGTTAAGGATAGAGACAATATTTGAGCTGTTTTGTCATTTTTCATGTGATGATGCACGCCAGACTGTTGTCTTTCATTCTTGTTTGAGAGCTATTTCAATGACGTTAAACATGGTTTTCCTGTCAACAAACTCAGTTTGGCATGTAAGTTTTTAACATGATCATGCTCTCTTTGGACTGTCGTATTTAAAGAGAACAAGACAATTTCCGTGTGTTCGAGGTTTTAAGACACATGGTATTGATGATAAACTTCAGTTTGTCAGTCGTTTTACAAGGATTTCCACATATCCCGCAAAGTGTTGTCATTGTCTATTTGTTTGTGGCTTCAATTATCTAGTAGTAGCTAGCTCAATGACCTCCATTTGATTGATCATAACTTATCACAAAATCCGttccttaaaaaaatattaattccaCCATAGATGGTTGTCCATGAAAAAGAATAAAGAAGCCTAAGGCACATCCACTACTCCTCCCGTAGAGGCAGATCCAGATCcaggatttaaagtttatatttgaaTGAACAAGTATCTTCCACTCTGGATCTGCCACTGCCTTCCTGGTCAGCTCCACATCGCCACACAACGACCAAATTGGTCCCTTCCTTCACAAATCTTCCAGTAATGGTTTTGTTCTTCGATCTAATAAAGACCGCTGGCTtaataagggtatatttgtctTTAAATATTCTTATTCACACAGTGCAACTTAAAGATGCAGATAGCTCAATAAGAAGTGCAAAAGGCTAACTTAAATTTTTGCAATACAATTATTATCTTCTGCATTATGATAGTAAGCACATATGCATGAGTAGGTAGATTTTACATCCACTTAAATCTACATCAAAACGAAACAATAGTTAATTTTTTATGTAGTTGATTCATAATAAGAACAAGCTTGCTAAAAAACAGCTGTATTCATCGATGACAAATAAATAGCAAATGCAGACATTGAAAGTAATCCTTAAGATACTGTTTTAAAGAATTGGGGAAAAGGGCGTCAGTGGGGAAATACTCcgacaacaacaataaaattCCATTTGTTTGATTTATCCCTTTCCATTTTCGCGAAGTGAAAACCTTTTCAGTGTTTACTATACTTTTTACTGCTGAAGCCTCCCCACATAAAATTACCTGCAGTTGGAAACTTCACTAAAAGCTATCTTCTTCCACCAACTTCTTTTCAGTTTTAACTTCAAGCACCTTTTCTTTTAATATTGTCCAAATACCTATTAAGGTTCTCCGACCAGCAGAGGAAAGGCAATAATTGAGGTTTTAGTCGATCAAAACAATCATAAAAGAACGGCCGATATTAAAGGTCTAGAGTTCCAATATGTGAATGAATTTGAAGCCAATAAATAGCTCTGTGACATTATCCGCtacaaaattatccaattcatcTCGTTTAAGCACCTTTTTCCCTTTCTGTCAGTGGAGGCTAAAGTTACAGATAAATTGCACAAAGAAAAAACTTCCATCATCTGTATGTCTCTGGCAAGCGGTAACCAGTCATCACAAGTTTGTTTGCAGACATTTTTCCGGTCTTTGGCATAACGTGCCAATGAAGCGTTAGATTAAAATCTTTACCACGGAGGTTGCTTCCCTATAACAAGGAATAAGGTACTTATGAATACCATGAGAAGACCAAGAAAACAGAATAAAGCAAAATACTTCCGAAACTAACCTGATCAACGAAGCGATACTTGTTTGTGGTGTGAATCAAAAATTTTGCATGCTCCTTACTGGGGATAATACCATCCCACAGAGATATCTGTTTGTAAAGCTATCAGATCAGTTGAAGGAATTTAAACTAAACTCTAATCTGGTAGGTAAACAAGATACAAAACAAATTCTCAAGCAGGTCCCTAAAAGATTTCGGGATTGCAGTATTGTTGGGGCTTCTACAGCCTGCTCACCCAAGTAGGAGAAGACAGTCCCAAGAGGTATCACTAAGCAGATACTCTCTTTTTTATTAACCGTGGTATCCAGTCCAGCTTGTGCATACCTCGACTAATACCTACTGCTACTTTCCACCAGCacaggtaccaggtaactctGTCCACCAAGACTTTGGACAGATGGGAAGAATTTGCCAAGTATTTTTTGCCCCGTTGGATTTGAACCCGAGACCTCATAATTCTTAACCCACATTAGGCCACACTCTTAGGTTCGCTAAGCATATACTCATACTTACAGGAAAATCCCATCACTGACAAAGAAGTACAGGACTGTATTCCTTTTTCACAAGGAGAAGCAAAGGACTGACACGTTGATACATACTGAATTACTGCTAAGACTTACTTTCAGTTGCAGTACATTTATTAAACAATGACACAAACCTCAAATAACTATCAAACAATAAATATAATACAAGGAAGCTATTAAACATATATGCAGTTCTAAACCAATGAAAGATAGACCTGATTTAGAGCATTCTTTGGAGTTTCATACTCAGCTGCCAAAAATACAAATACCTGCAAATTTTGGCATAATTAGAGTTGTATACTCGCTCAAAGTGTAAAGGAAATCTCTACTTACAGGCAATCTGACCGATCAATACAAAATATATCTTAAGAGGCCGAAGTTAAAaaccataaaatttgaattcgaACATCTGGTAAGCTTATTGCAGTCATATAAAAAAACCTTGTCATACACCAGAACCCCAGAGCACGCGAGTCTTGTTCTTTTTGAATTATTCCCGTCTCTTGTTACACATGCTAGGTTCATGCTTGACAGAATTTCAATAAATGGTATAGTGAAGCTGTAAGACACTCTAAATCATGTCCTCCAACTGTAAATTTGGTcccaaagaaaatagaaaaggaagaAAGTGAATAAAACCAGCATTCTCACAGGCATAGATTTTACTATCTGACATTGCTATAGGT of the Nicotiana tabacum cultivar K326 chromosome 7, ASM71507v2, whole genome shotgun sequence genome contains:
- the LOC107815386 gene encoding gamma conglutin 1-like gives rise to the protein MASSIFHFLLTFLALSNLVFLSQSEVTSTRAPFKPNGLVLPVYKDSATGLHIANITKRIPQRSLPFLIDLNGRFLWVNCETNYLSNTYFAPFCRSTQCSRAGVHTCNKCFSPSPRPGCHNNTCAVTTTNPLTLQTAISEIAQDSLSIQSISTTQGSNTGPLVTIRHFLFACSPSSLLQGPLPRNVQGVAGLGHDSVSLPIQLASHFGLPRQFALCLPSSSQKNGAIFFGTSGSYETQPGLDVSRNLTYTPLIIGAQGEYFIPVRSIKVNNKLVPMNRSSLITTRSRNFGGAKISTIRPYTVLEHNIFAVFTQFFANQLSGVSRVNPISPFGLCFNSNNLTSTNVPNIDFVMQNRNVTWTITRANSMVQARPGVSCLAFVDGGENPKNPIVIGVHQLEDNFVQFDLVRSRLGFSSSLLSRNTSCSNFNFTTSTSFVDDME
- the LOC107815389 gene encoding signal peptidase complex subunit 3B, encoding MHSFGYRANALLTLAITILAFMCGIASLSDNFNSPAPTAQVQVLNINWFQKKPDGDDEISLTLNISADLQSLFTWNTKQVFVFLAAEYETPKNALNQISLWDGIIPSKEHAKFLIHTTNKYRFVDQGSNLRGKDFNLTLHWHVMPKTGKMSANKLVMTGYRLPETYR